In the genome of Triticum urartu cultivar G1812 chromosome 5, Tu2.1, whole genome shotgun sequence, one region contains:
- the LOC125510889 gene encoding calcium-dependent protein kinase 11, with protein MGNSCVGAGPNGAGRSGFLASVAIWRAKPAEPAPAPDTSPASTSEQKAPEPVTIPPDEHSSSHGGVRSSDPPPPKRAETQRQMSMAPTAKKPVPKVKRVQSAGLQADSVLKRDVNTAKLKDLYTIGKKLGQGQFGTTYLCVEKATGKEYACKSIAKRKLLTDEDVEDVRREIQIMHHLAGHSSVVSIVGAYEDAVAVQLVMELCAGGELFDRIIQRGHYSEKAAAQLTRVIVGVIEACHSLGVMHRDLKPENFLFINNQEDSPLKAIDFGLSIFFTPGQMFTDVVGSPYYVAPEVLLKNYGREVDVWSAGVIIYILLSGVPPFWDESEQGIFEQVLKGELDFTTDPWPSISESAKDLVRKMLNRDPKKRLTAHEALCHPWVCVDGVAPDKPLDSAVLSRLKQFSAMNKLKKMALRVIAESLSEEEIAGLKEMFKMLDSDNSGHITLDELKTGLRRVGATLMDSEIDALMEAADIDNSGTIDYGEFIAATMHMNKVEKEDKLFAAFQYFDKDGSGYITQDELQKACEEFGIGDTRIEDIIGDVDKDNDGKIDYNEFVEMMQKGNNPLGRKGQQSNVNFGLGDALKLR; from the exons ATGGGGAACAGCTGCGTCGGCGCCGGCCCCAACGGCGCCGGCCGCAGCGGCTTCCTCGCCTCCGTCGCCATATGGCGCGCGAAGCCCGCCGAGCCGGCGCCGGCCCCCGACACCTCCCCGGCGTCCACCTCCGAGCAGAAGGCGCCCGAGCCCGTCACCATCCCGCCCGACGAGCACTCCTCCTCGCACGGCGGCGTGCGCTCCTCCGACCCGCCGCCCCCCAAGCGCGCCGAGACGCAGCGGCAGATGTCGATGGCCCCCACGGCGAAGAAGCCCGTGCCCAAGGTCAAGCGCGTCCAGAGCGCCGGCCTCCAGGCCGACTCCGTCCTCAAGCGCGACGTCAACACCGCCAAACTCAAGGACCTCTACACCATCGGCAAGAAGCTGGGGCAGGGCCAGTTCGGCACCACCTACCTCTGCGTCGAGAAGGCCACGGGGAAGGAGTACGCCTGCAAGTCCATCGCCAAGCGGAAGCTGCTCACCGATGAGGACGTCGAGGACGTGCGCCGCGAGATCCAGATCATGCACCACCTGGCCGGCCACAGCAGCGTCGTCTCCATCGTCGGCGCCTACGAGGACGCCGTCGCCGTGCAGCTTGTCATGGAGCTCTGCGCCGGCGGCGAGCTGTTCGACAGAATCATCCAGAGGGGGCACTACTCCGAGAAGGCCGCGGCGCAGCTCACCAGGGTGATCGTCGGCGTCATCGAGGCGTGCCACTCGCTCGGCGTCATGCACAGGGATCTCAAGCCCGAGAATTTCTTGTTCATCAATAATCAGGAGGACTCGCCGCTCAAGGCCATTGATTTCGGGCTCTCCATCTTCTTCACACCAG GTCAGATGTTTACAGATGTAGTTGGAAGTCCATACTATGTTGCACCTGAGGTTCTTCTAAAGAACTATGGGCGTGAAGTTGACGTCTGGAGTGCTGGTGTAATAATCTATATCTTGTTGAGTGGGGTTCCTCCATTCTGGGACG AAAGTGAACAAGGGATATTTGAACAAGTTTTGAAAGGTGAGCTGGACTTTACAACTGATCCCTGGCCTAGTATCTCAGAGAGTGCGAAGGATTTGGTCAGGAAAATGCTTAATCGTgatccaaagaagagattgaCTGCCCACGAAGCGCTAT GTCACCCTTGGGTTTGTGTTGATGGAGTTGCTCCTGATAAACCTCTTGATTCTGCTGTCCTAAGTCGGTTAAAACAATTTTCTGCAATGAATAAACTAAAGAAAATGGCCCTTAGG GTTATTGCCGAGAGTTTGTCTGAAGAAGAGATTGCAGGATTGAaagaaatgtttaaaatgctagACAGTGATAACAGCGGTCATATCACATTGGATGAGCTAAAAACTGGCTTGCGGCGAGTTGGTGCCACTCTGATGGACTCAGAAATTGATGCTTTAATGGAAGCA GCCGATATAGATAATAGTGGTACCATTGATTATGGGGAGTTCATTGCTGCAACTATGCATATGAACAAAGTTGAGAAGGAGGATAAGCTCTTTGCAGCCTTCCAATACTTTGATAAAGATGGCAGTGGTTACATTACTCAAGATGAGCTCCAAAAGGCATGCGAGGAGTTTGGTATTGGAGACACCCGTATTGAAGATATTATCGGAGATGTCGATAAGGACAAT GATGGAAAGATCGACTACAATGAGTTTGTCGAAATGATGCAGAAAGGAAATAATCCACTGGGTAGAAAAGGACAGCAAAGCAATGTGAACTTTGGTCTTGGAGATGCACTGAAGCTTCGGTAA
- the LOC125510887 gene encoding fasciclin-like arabinogalactan protein 16, which produces MGAPAYGAVLLFALALAAGAAAAETARPEEPTLPAAAGGGGDGVVVAAAAVVNGSGAGVNSNSVLVALLDSHYTELAELVEKALLLQTLEDAVGRHNVTIFAPRNEALERDLDPEFKRFLLEPRNLKSLQTLLLFHVLPARHPAGSWPAASHPTLSGEDVELAAGANGSMRVAHAAVTRPDAVLRPDGVIHGIERLLVPRSVQEDFNRRRSLAAISAVLPTGAPEVDPRTHRLKKPAPPVLPGAPPVLPVWDAMAPGPSIAPAPAPGPGNGKHHFDGHSQVKDFIQTLVLYGGYNELADILVNLTSLATEMGRLVSEGYVLTVLAPNDEAMARLTTDQLSEPGSPENILYYHMIPEYQTEESMYNAVRRFGKVRYDTLRLPHKVVAREADGSVKFGQGEGSAYLFDPDIYTDGRISVQGIDAVLLPEDDKKPATPVSAPDRKAPAVTGSRKSKLRRGKLLEATCRMAGVFGQRSRLASCQ; this is translated from the exons ATGGGTGCGCCGGCGTACGGCGCCGTGCTCCTCTTCGCCCTCGCGCTGGCCGcgggcgccgccgccgctgagACGGCGCGGCCGGAGGAACCCACATTGCCCGCCGCTGCTGGCGGTGGTGGCGACGGGGTGGTGGTGGCGGCCGCGGCGGTCGTCAACGGGTCCGGGGCGGGGGTGAACTCCAACTCGGTGCTGGTGGCGCTGCTGGACTCGCACTACACGGAGCTGGCGGAGCTGGTGGAGAAGGCGCTGCTGCTGCAGACGCTGGAGGACGCCGTGGGCCGCCACAACGTCACCATCTTCGCGCCCCGCAACGAGGCGCTGGAGCGGGACCTCGACCCGGAGTTCAAGCGCTTCCTGCTCGAGCCCCGCAACCTCAAGTCGCTCCAGACGCTGCTCCTCTTCCACGTCCTCCCGGCGCGCCACCCGGCGGGCTCCTGGCCCGCGGCCTCCCACCCCACGCTCTCCGGCGAGGACGTCGAGCTCGCCGCCGGCGCCAACGGATCCATGCGCGTCGCCCACGCCGCCGTCACCCGCCCCGACGCCGTGCTCAGGCCCGACGGCGTCATCCACGGCATCGAGCGCCTCCTCGTCCCCCGCTCCGTGCAGGAGGACTTCAACCGCCGCCGCAGCCTCGCCGCGATCTCGGCCGTGCTCCCCACCGGCGCGCCCGAGGTAGACCCCAGGACGCACCGCCTCAAGAAGCCCGCGCCGCCGGTCCTCCCCGGCGCGCCCCCCGTGCTCCCCGTGTGGGACGCCATGGCCCCCGGCCCCTCCATCGCCCCCGCGCCCGCGCCCGGCCCGGGCAACGGGAAGCACCACTTCGACGGCCACAGCCAGGTCAAGGACTTCATCCAGACCCTGGTCCTCTACGGCGGGTACAACGAGCTGGCCGACATCCTCGTCAACCTCACCTCGCTGGCCACCGAGATGGGCCGGCTGGTGTCGGAGGGGTACGTGCTGACCGTGCTGGCGCCCAACGACGAGGCCATGGCGCGGCTGACCACGGACCAGCTGAGCGAGCCCGGGTCGCCGGAGAACATCCTGTACTACCACATGATCCCGGAGTACCAGACGGAGGAGAGCATGTACAACGCCGTCCGCCGGTTCGGCAAGGTGCGGTACGACACGCTGCGGCTGCCGCACAAGGTGGTGGCGCGGGAGGCGGACGGCTCCGTCAAGTTCGGGCAGGGCGAGGGCTCCGCCTACCTCTTCGACCCGGACATCTACACCGACGGCAGGATCTCGGTGCAGGGCATCGACGCCGTGCTGCTGCCGGAGGACGACAAGAAGCCGGCCACGCCGGTGTCCGCCCCGGACAGGAAGGCGCCCGCCGTCACCGGCTCCAGGAAGAGCAAGCTCCGGCGAG GCAAGTTGTTGGAGGCAACGTGCAGAATGGCTGGCGTCTTCGGTCAGCGATCGCGATTAGCGAGCTGCCAGTAG
- the LOC125510888 gene encoding casein kinase 1-like isoform X2, whose translation MEHIIASKFKLGRKIGSGSFGELYLGINIQNGEEVGIKLEPVKSKHPQLHYESKVYMLMQGGSGIPHLKWYGVEGDHNVMVIDLLGPSLEDLFNSCNRKFTMKTTLMLADQLITRVEYMHSKGFLHRDIKPDNFLMGLGRKANQVYIIDYGLAKKYKDLQTHKHIPYRENKNLTGTARYASVNTHLGIEQSRRDDLESVGYLLLYFLRGSLPWQGLKAGTKKQKYDRISEKKMLTPAEVLCKSYPSEFISYFHYCRSLRFEDRPDYSYLKKLFRDVFVREGYQFDYVFDWTALKYPHMSSSNKLVRQPSGRLAGVGPSVERTERPSGQEIRDRFTGAVEAFARRNSSSGRHGHGDHSRHKSTADSFSSSREALAADTEKTHILSRTGSSSKMAGTQSSRPTSSGDCTGRLFSGSGGSSSRPSSSTVQRLHQSGGSGAENGSSSPIPVARNAPGRSSRRDSHSAFRSFERLSISADRRK comes from the exons ATGGAGCATATTATTGCGAGCAAGTTTAAGCTCGGGAGGAAGATTGGCAGTGGCTCGTTTGGGGAGCTATACCTTG GTATTAATATACAGAATGGAGAGGAAGTGGGTATAAAGTTG GAACCCGTGAAGTCGAAGCATCCACAACTGCACTATGAATCCAAAGTTTACATGCTGATGCAGGGTGGAA GCGGTATCCCACATCTGAAGTGGTATGGTGTCGAGGGAGATCACAATGTTATGGTGATTGATCTTCTTGGCCCAAGCCTGGAGGACTTATTTAACTCCTGCAACAGGAAATTTACTATGAAAACAACCCTTATGCTTGCTGATCAACTA ATAACACGGGTGGAATACATGCATTCCAAAGGATTTCTTCACCGTGACATCAAGCCAGACAACTTCCTTATGGGCTTAGGCCGGAAAGCGAATCAG GTCTATATAATTGACTATGGGCTTGCTAAGAAATACAAGGACCTCCAGACTCATAAACACATCCCCTACAG GGAGAATAAAAATCTGACAGGAACAGCACGCTATGCTAGTGTGAATACTCATCTTGGAATAG AACAAAGCAGGAGAGATGATCTAGAGTCTGTTGGTTATCTTCTACTGTATTTTTTGAGAGGAAG TCTCCCATGGCAGGGTCTTAAAGCTGGCACTAAGAAACAAAAGTATGATAGAATTAGTGAAAAGAAAATGCTTACCCCGGCAGAG GTTCTGTGCAAATCTTATCCATCGGagttcatctcatatttccactATTGCCGTTCCCTGAGATTCGAAGACAGACCAGATTACTCTTACTTGAAGAAACTATTCCGGGATGTATTTGTTCGTGAAG GATATCAATTTGATTATGTATTTGACTGGACCGCACTCAAGTATCCTCATATGAGTTCCAGTAACAAGCTTGTTCGA CAACCGAGTGGAAGATTGGCTGGAGTTGGGCCATCTGTTGAGAGAACAGAAAGACCTTCAG GACAAGAGATCCGGGATAGATTCACCGGTGCTGTGGAGGCATTTGCCAGAAGAAACTCGAGCTCTGGTCGCCACGGACACGGAGACCATTCGAGGCACAAAAGCACTGCTGATTCATTCAGTTCATCTAGAGAAGCT CTTGCTGCTGATACGGAGAAAACACACATCTTGTCCCGGACTGGGAGCTCATCGAAGATGGCTGGCACGCAATCCAGCCGGCCAACCTCTTCAGGGGACTGCACCGGTCGGTTGTTCTCGGGAAGTGGCGGCAGCAGCAGCCGCCCGTCGTCGTCGACCGTTCAAAGGCTCCACCAATCCGGAGGCAGCGGTGCGGAGAACGGCTCGTCTTCACCCATACCCGTCGCCCGGAACGCACCAGGGAGATCAAGCCGACGGGACAGCCACTCGGCATTCCGGAGCTTCGAGCGCCTGTCGATCAGCGCTGACAGAAGGAAGTGA
- the LOC125510888 gene encoding casein kinase 1-like isoform X1, with protein sequence MEHIIASKFKLGRKIGSGSFGELYLGINIQNGEEVGIKLEPVKSKHPQLHYESKVYMLMQGGSGIPHLKWYGVEGDHNVMVIDLLGPSLEDLFNSCNRKFTMKTTLMLADQLITRVEYMHSKGFLHRDIKPDNFLMGLGRKANQVYIIDYGLAKKYKDLQTHKHIPYRENKNLTGTARYASVNTHLGIEQSRRDDLESVGYLLLYFLRGSLPWQGLKAGTKKQKYDRISEKKMLTPAEVLCKSYPSEFISYFHYCRSLRFEDRPDYSYLKKLFRDVFVREGYQFDYVFDWTALKYPHMSSSNKLVRQPSGRLAGVGPSVERTERPSVGQEIRDRFTGAVEAFARRNSSSGRHGHGDHSRHKSTADSFSSSREALAADTEKTHILSRTGSSSKMAGTQSSRPTSSGDCTGRLFSGSGGSSSRPSSSTVQRLHQSGGSGAENGSSSPIPVARNAPGRSSRRDSHSAFRSFERLSISADRRK encoded by the exons ATGGAGCATATTATTGCGAGCAAGTTTAAGCTCGGGAGGAAGATTGGCAGTGGCTCGTTTGGGGAGCTATACCTTG GTATTAATATACAGAATGGAGAGGAAGTGGGTATAAAGTTG GAACCCGTGAAGTCGAAGCATCCACAACTGCACTATGAATCCAAAGTTTACATGCTGATGCAGGGTGGAA GCGGTATCCCACATCTGAAGTGGTATGGTGTCGAGGGAGATCACAATGTTATGGTGATTGATCTTCTTGGCCCAAGCCTGGAGGACTTATTTAACTCCTGCAACAGGAAATTTACTATGAAAACAACCCTTATGCTTGCTGATCAACTA ATAACACGGGTGGAATACATGCATTCCAAAGGATTTCTTCACCGTGACATCAAGCCAGACAACTTCCTTATGGGCTTAGGCCGGAAAGCGAATCAG GTCTATATAATTGACTATGGGCTTGCTAAGAAATACAAGGACCTCCAGACTCATAAACACATCCCCTACAG GGAGAATAAAAATCTGACAGGAACAGCACGCTATGCTAGTGTGAATACTCATCTTGGAATAG AACAAAGCAGGAGAGATGATCTAGAGTCTGTTGGTTATCTTCTACTGTATTTTTTGAGAGGAAG TCTCCCATGGCAGGGTCTTAAAGCTGGCACTAAGAAACAAAAGTATGATAGAATTAGTGAAAAGAAAATGCTTACCCCGGCAGAG GTTCTGTGCAAATCTTATCCATCGGagttcatctcatatttccactATTGCCGTTCCCTGAGATTCGAAGACAGACCAGATTACTCTTACTTGAAGAAACTATTCCGGGATGTATTTGTTCGTGAAG GATATCAATTTGATTATGTATTTGACTGGACCGCACTCAAGTATCCTCATATGAGTTCCAGTAACAAGCTTGTTCGA CAACCGAGTGGAAGATTGGCTGGAGTTGGGCCATCTGTTGAGAGAACAGAAAGACCTTCAG TAGGACAAGAGATCCGGGATAGATTCACCGGTGCTGTGGAGGCATTTGCCAGAAGAAACTCGAGCTCTGGTCGCCACGGACACGGAGACCATTCGAGGCACAAAAGCACTGCTGATTCATTCAGTTCATCTAGAGAAGCT CTTGCTGCTGATACGGAGAAAACACACATCTTGTCCCGGACTGGGAGCTCATCGAAGATGGCTGGCACGCAATCCAGCCGGCCAACCTCTTCAGGGGACTGCACCGGTCGGTTGTTCTCGGGAAGTGGCGGCAGCAGCAGCCGCCCGTCGTCGTCGACCGTTCAAAGGCTCCACCAATCCGGAGGCAGCGGTGCGGAGAACGGCTCGTCTTCACCCATACCCGTCGCCCGGAACGCACCAGGGAGATCAAGCCGACGGGACAGCCACTCGGCATTCCGGAGCTTCGAGCGCCTGTCGATCAGCGCTGACAGAAGGAAGTGA